Part of the Sphingobacterium sp. LZ7M1 genome, TATTTTTTTCCTGGAACTGGTCCGTTTTCCTCTAAAGGAATATTAGGTATATATGTAAATACATTTAACATGTTGTTTTTAAAATGATTATAAATTTTTAATGCTTCTGAGGTGCTTTTTCTTTTTTCAATAAACCTAAGGACATCTAGTAAATAACAATTAAATAAATATGCATCCATACAATATTTTTGTTTCGTCTCCTTCGATCTTTTAGAAAATTGATATTCTGCAAATCTTCTAATAATTGGCTGAAGTTGTAATGTGCCATTATAATCTTCTACAAGGGATTTATCTCTTAAGACTCTTAACTCTTTATCACTAATATTATTAGTTGAATTACTTTTCTCAAAGCACTTTTTAAAATTTGTCAAACTGATTCCGTCAGGAAAAATACTTAAAAGTTCAAATGCAATCTTTTCTTTAGCATTTAAGGTTGCATAGGAATAGTTTATTGATTGGTAAATAGATTTTGTTCTTTCGATATTTAAATCTTCTTTATTTTTAAATACTAAGGTGAAATCTTCATTCAAAGATTCAAAAAAATGCTCCTTAATTTGAACACTGAGCTCCTCAATATGTTTAAATCTTGTTCTTGATTTTGTTACTAATTTTATTGCTAGTGGATTATTATTTAATAAATCCTCTAAAATTTCAGTTCGTAAAATTCTAATTTCTTCTTCACTAATAATTTTTCCGTAATCACGTTCAAATAAAGATAGAGCATCATCTGTTGATAATGGGGCTAAAGAATATAGGTCTTCAAAATCATCTAATTTTGAAATTTTTTCTCTTGAAGTAATTACAATGTTTGCAAAATCAGTAACAAATTTTAATAAATCAATACTTTGATCATATGCTTTATCTTGTAAAGAATTTGCAACAGTTTCAAAATTGTCTAAAATAACAAGAGAATCAATCTTTCTTGAACTATAATTTTCTATTAAATATTCTTTAAAATTTATTATGTTTCTTAAATTGAAAGCTTCAATAATCAATTCTTCAAAATCTTCAAAACTTTTTATATTTTCACAAGAATTAAACGAAACCCCTTCTTTAAAATAGCCCCTATTGTACATTTCATAAGCAACTTTTTTGATAAGAGTGGTTTTTCCAGTTCCACCTGAAGCTTTAATATTTAAAACTTTATTACTTCTTTTTATTCCTTGTATTTTTGAGATAATTGAAGATTGTTCTTCGATTCTACCAATGATATTTTTTAACGATTTTTCTCCAATGTCTAAAACTCTATTTGCTGAATAAATCGATGATTTTTTAGAATTTCCTTTGTTGAATTCTAAAATCGATAGAAACGATAAACCTATGGTTATATGTTCGTCTGATGTGAAGTCCAAATTTTTACTCCTTAAACCTTTGAAAATAAACCGTTTTATTACAGATCTTTTATATGTCGATATATTAATCGTATTGAAACCAGGAACTAAATCAATTTTATCATTTGTAATAAATATTATGGGAATTCTATCATTTGGAACATGATAACAAATTTCTTCTGATGATATTAAATCACTTTTTTGATTGTCATCCTCTATATAAAGTTTGTCTTTAAAAACTTTAGTAATGATGATTAAAATATCATAGTCATCAATTGATTCTAATGTTCTTGCATCTAAAAAGCCTGTATGGAGCTCAATATCTAATTCTTCTAAGCAATTTTCAATTGAATATATCTCTGGATCAAAAATTATATCTAAGGGCTCTGGTCTTAATAAAGCGATTTTTGGTTTTTTTACTATTTCACTTGATAATTTGTTAATGGGAGAGTTCTTCTGCTGGTTTTTTATTTCTAAACATTTATCAAAAAAGGAGTCGATATCATTGTCGTAATCCATAATTGGAATAGCTGTTAGATATTTATATTTCTCAAATTCATGTTCATCTTTAGTTAAAACAAAATGACGGTTGTTATTCTGAAAAACATTATCAAGATTGGAAAATATATAATTAATATCGGGGTCATTAAAACTAAATCCAACAAATATTATAGTTTTATCAATAAAAATTGCCTTTAGTTTTTCTTTAATTGAAGAATCTGAGTCGTAAATCTTTAAATAATCTTTACTAAAAATCAAACAATTATCTGGCTCTGTATAGCAACCATGAATTTTAAAAATATAAGGTTTTTCTGATTGGCTAATATTGCTAATATTAAAATCAGATGTACTTTTAGCTGGTATAATGCTATTTAATGAAGCTTGTTCAAATGCATTATCATAGTTTGTTGTTATTATTGAACCGGTAAGGTTTAAGATTTTCTTATGTAATGTTAAATTTTCCTGTATATCAATATTGAAATTTTTTTGTATATATGATCGAACTATTTTATGCTCACCTTGGATTTTGTCTAAAACTTCTATAGGTTTTAATAACCCACTCTCTAAAACCGGTATCAAATCACTGAATGTTTTGTTATCAATTTCATTTATTACATTCTTTACCAAATCCTTCCATGAAGGAAGAGCAAATTTTGCTGATAGACCAGATCCAGCAAAAATTACAAGTTTATTTTTACTAATTGCATTTTGAATCTGAGAAGGTATGTTCATATTTTACACTAAATTTTTGGTTAATATAAATTTGGTTGGTAATAAGGCATTCCACTCACCATTATAGGGGAATAAGATACGCCAAACCAAGATATAAATAAATTGTGTACTTACACAATCTATTTATATTGCTTCGCAGTTTGTCATACTTATTTCTTCTATAATGATTCGTTTCATAAAAGTTTCTTTGTCTTTTAACTAGGTATTGCATACCTGGTTAAAATCCAACAACTTTTCGAGTTTGGCTCGCCTGCTGATCACTCAGGCTTCGATGTTGTCACTATTTTTGATATTCCCATCGCACAATCCGTTCTCAAAAATACCGCCAACAGTCTTCGTATACTTCGTATATATCGTTGAATCATGCTTGCGCATTTCTCTTCAACGACCTTCGTTCAACTCGCAGTCGGCGAGCTTATGAGGTTACAAAAAATCTAATGGGGTACTTACATAAATATTTTGTATCTGAAACAACACCTATTCTATAAATAGGAAATACAATTTTTGATCTGTAAATTGTACTAAATGAAAGGAGGTAAATTAAAAACAAATTGCGAGAACAACAGCGAGAACAGGAGGCTTTTTAAAGCTATTTAAACACAGATTTATTAACAAATTTAAAATTTACCGAACAAGCAATATTTGAAACTAAAAATTTGATAATCAGTAATATATTAGAAAGAAATAATGGAAATAAATGTCGATTAAGAGTCTGTTGCTCTACCAACTGAGCTACGAAGTCTTTTGATGAATCAAAGGTACAAGTCATCACAAAAAAATCAAATAAATTCTATAGTTTTTTGAACTTTTCTGACATTCTACACATTTTCCCTCCTTAAATGCTTAACAGTAATTTTTGATGTTTCTTGCGAGGCAAATTCTGGACTTGCAAATTCTCAAAGGGGAGTCAATTGAAAATTTTAATGTCCGGCTTCGTTTATATTTTAACTTTTGCTAGAACTGAAAGAATTTGATTTTGATGTTTGCAATCACTTGATTGTTTGAAATATATTGCGGTATAGTTTGAAGGATTAAATGAATTATTAATTTCATCCCTCAAACTTAATAATTTTACCTTGTTAAGTCTCTAAAATATAGATATTTTTGAGACTATTGATCAGGGAACCATTATTGACTATAATATGAAACTAAAACACATCTCAGATTATTTATCCATCAAAAAGTTTAATGATATAGAAATAAGTGATTTTACTGTTATTACAGGGATTAACGGTGCTGGAAAATCTCATTTCTTAAACGCAATTGATAAAGGAAATATTACGATTGAAGGTATAGATTCAGAAAATATAATCTTATATAATTATAATGATTTTAATGTTTATAACATTGATTTAAATTATAGAGATTCCCAAACATCAAGTATAAAACAAAGACAACAAGCTTATATAGATAAATCAAATTCATCAAATGTAAAATTCCAAGAAAAAAGAAATAATATAATAAGTTCTTTCAAAGTTAACAGAAATTACGGTTCTATATATTTAGATGAAGATTTGATTTATAATATGCAAAATTTAGGTCTTCTTGATTGGTCAGATGAAGATAAAGATTATTATCTAACTTTTGATATGAATAATCCAGATACTTCAAAAGTTGATTATTATAAATTTGTAAATTTTCAATCTCTAATTTCAAGGTATGAAGTACATAATATTGAGGATTTAGATAAATTTATTGAATTCTTTAAAGATACAACTTCAAAAGTACAAGCACTTACTATAATTAGAAATTATGGCTATAGTAAGGAATTAAAATCTCTTAATGAAACTAAATTTCAAGAAGTATTTGACGTTATTAGATTAACTCCTCCATTTGATTTCGGGGATGTAGAAATTAGAAATAAATACCCTCATTTCATTTTAGATATTATTTATTATTTAAGGGATTCAACACAATTTTTTAATAGTATTAATCCAACACAATTTGTTAAGGATTTAAAAGAAGTTTATAAGGAAGTTGAAGAATATTATAAATCTCAATTAGATGAATATACATTAAAACAAATTCAAAGTGTTAATGGAGATAATGTACTTGATTCCATATCATTTGATAATGGTTTTTTTAATTTACATGATATTGCCCAGGAAGAGAAAAGCTTTCAACTCATTATAAAACAAAATGATATAAACAAATTTCTTAAATCTGAAGGTCAATATGTTCATACATTTACTAATGAGGAATTGAAAGATAATTTTGGAGAATCACCAATTAAAATTTTAAATGATATTTTAAATGAATATGATGTAAATGGTTATGAATTTAGAAATTCTGAATTACATTTAGATATCCACAATGGCATGCTAAACCAAAATATCCATGTGTATTTATTTAATAAGACTGAAAATTTTCAAACTCATTTAGACGCCCTTTCTTCAGGGGAAAAAACACTGCTCGCTTTAGCTTTCTCTGTATATAAATTAACAAAAAAGAAAGTTATTGCAAAGGTCTTATTGTTGGACGAATTAGATTCTGCCTTGCATCCTTCAATGTCAAAAAGGTTGATTAATGTTTTACATAATTATTTTCATAAAGTACTTGGTATTAAAATCATTATCTCAAGTCATTCACCTTCTACAATAGCGTTTTCACCTGATGATAGTTTATATATTATAAAAAAAGGAGATTCAGAAAAATTATTACATCATGTAAGTAAAGATGAGGCATTAAAAGAATTAACAATTGGAGTTCCTTCTTTCAGTATTAATTATGAAAATAGAAAACAAGTATTTGTTGAAAGCAAATATGATGTCGAATATTATAGTGCTATCAATGATATTTTTAAAGACTATTTAAACAAGGAAATTTCACTGAACTTTATTGCTTCTGGCGATGTCCAAAAAGATAAAAATGGTCAACCAAAATCAAACTGTGATGTTGTAAAAGAGATAGCAAAAACCTTAAGAAAAGCAGGTAATAATTCCATTTATGGTATTATTGATTGGGATTTAGCTAAATCAAAAGATGAAAATTCATATATCATTACCCTTGGTTATAATTCTAGATATAGTATAGAAAATTATATTTTTGATCCATTATTTGTAGGAGTTTTTCTTTTGAAAGAAAAAATAATAAAACCTGATTATTTTGGTTTTGACGATAAATTTAGTCTTCAATCTCTTCTTAATTTAACAAAGGATCAATGTCAAACTATTATTAATAAAATATGTGAAAGAATCAAAGATGAAATTACGCAAGAAAAGATAATAAGTGTCATTAATGACAGTTATCCGGGAACAATTATGGATACTAATTTTTCAGAATTAAATTCATATAAGACTATTCATGGGCTTGAATTACAAATTCCATATTTTATTAAAGTATTACAAGGACATAAATTAGAAGAATATTTAACAGAAATTTTCCCGAAATTTAAAGCATATTCTAAAGGAAGAGAAGATTTATTAAAAAAGGAATTTATCAAAATTGTGATGGAAGATTTTATTAACTATACTCCTTCAGATTTATTAGATGTGCTTTTAGAAGCTCAAAAATAGATTAAATAGTTTGGTTATAAGGAATTCCTCTCCCACAGTCCTTTTTCAAAAACACCTCATACAATCTTCGTATCATAGTATATATCATTGAATCACGCCTTTTAATTTCATTCATCCTAAATAAGTCTAATCAAACTACATGATCTTGTTCAATATCAGCATTCATTTCGAAGGCCATTGAACCGATCTACTTAAGTAAAAATCTCATCCATTAAAATAAATCAATTCCGAATCCACTTCCCTTACGAAAATTGAGAAATCGCTCTGATCTTAATCTCTGAAACATCCAAACCAGCTCCCCTAAGCTTTTCTTCTGCTTCCTGCTCGATTAAGTCTTTCAACATCGCAAAGGTTTCATCAAACTGCACATGCTTACCTATTACAAATGACAGATCATATTCAATCTCTTCCCAAGTAGTAATATCGGCATGATTATGTTGAAGTTGAACTTCTAGCTTATCTATTGCATTGGCCACTTTTGCTTCAAAGGTCTCTTTCTCCTCGAATTCATAGAACAAATGGTATATCTCTTCACCATTGCTAGCAGCTAGTTTTTTACGGAGATTATTGATGGCTAATTCCTCTTTGTGTTGCTTTATTTTTCTGATTTCAGGATTACGGATTTGGTCGAGCACAGAGACATCACCAGCTTCAGCTTCCACTAGATCATGGATTATGATCATTTTCAATAAACGAGCCATATCGACCTGTTGATCCAACAATGGTTCAAGCAAAACCGCCATTAAGGACATGCGCCAAGTATGCTCGGCAACACTCTCTTGTCTACCATTAGACAACCAGCTGTGCCTAAGTTCAAACTTTAACTTTTCTGCTAACTTCAGGACTTCCAAAATTGCAACCAATTGCTCTTTTTTCATATTGTTTGTTGTTTCATTAAATTTAATAAATCAAGACGAAACAAAAAACAACTTTTCTGAGGCAATAATTCCCCTACCCAAAACCTTTCACTTCCCAACCTTTCCTATATTTCCTCTTCAAAAACTTATCCGCTTCCGGAGCATTTGGGAATTTCAAATTCACTGCATCCCATTCCAAGACCTTTCCAGGCACTCTTATCGCTACGGTACCCAATAATATCGCTTCGGTCATCGGACCGGTCTGCGCAAAATGGGATTCCGTTTTCCCCTTTTTCAGACAGGCATCCACATAATGGTGATAATGATTTCTTTCTTCCAACTTAGGGTACTGATGGTCCTTAAACTTGCTCTGCGGCAATAATACCGGTGTTCCGCCATGCGGAATCAACAGGGCCCCTTCCGTACCGACCAACATTGCGGCCTCTTCGGGGTACTTCTCGCCATTATTGAAAAGCGCCTGAACCTCCTTTGGAGGGTAGAACTCACCATCAAACCATTCCAATGGCAGCACTCCTGCGGCTGTTTTCTCATTTCCCGGAAATTGCCAGCTGATATGGTTCCCTTGGGACCAAGTATCTGCCCTGCGTTCAGAGGAATCCTTCCAAGACTCCTGCACTTCGGCGACTACGGAAAGCGGAGCTTTCAAGTCCAAACCTTTCCAGACCGCATCGAAGATATGGCAACCAATATCTCCGGACCAACCTGTTCCGAAATCCTGCCAGGTACGCCAGATTCCAGGATGATAGATGCTCGGCGCAAAAGGGCGCATAGGAGCTGTTCCAATCCACTTATCCCAGTCCAAGGTCGCTGGAACATCATAGGTTTCCTTTGGCCTTGGTCCTTCCAAGCGATAGCCCGCGATCCCCGAACGGTTGGAACATAAATAGGCATGTTTCACCTTTCCGATCAGACCTTCCTTGATCCATTGCACTGCCGTCCGATCGCCGATGGATGAAGCAATCTGTGTCCCTAATTGAGTAACCACTCCTGCCTTTACGGCATGCTTGGTCAGAACCCTGACCTCAGCAACATCATGGCACATCGGCTTTTGGCAATACACATGCTTGCCTGCATCGATGGCGGCCATGGCAATGATAAAATGGTTATGGTCAGGAACCGTTACGTTCACCGAGTCGATGTTCTTTTTCTCCTTTTCGAGCATTTCTCGCCAATCGGTATATAATCTCGCACCGGGAATCTGCTGTCCCGCCTGCTTCAGGTGGTTTTCATCCACATCACATAGGGCAACGATCTCAATATCGGGGTGCGATTTAAACTGCTGCAGGTCATGCCCGCCCATTCCGCCAACGCCAATACAGGCATGTCTCAGTTTCTTGGCAGGAGCATTTGCAAAAGCTTGATCTAGGAAAAATGGTGCAGAGACCGCAACACCCGCCACGGTACGGATAAAATTCCTTCTGGAAGTTAGGTTCTTGTTGTTCATAATTAGAGGCTTAGCTGTTGGTTAGTTTGGAAGTACTTTCACCCGGATATTCTTGAACATGGCCTTGCTTCCCGGATCATGTCCCTGCAGGGCAAAGGTTCCGTGCGAGATAAACTGACCACGTTCAGCATCCTGTTTTAGGTTTGGCTCCACATATTCATATAGCAATTGCCCATTGATCAGGATCCTTACCGTTTTGCCCTTTACGATGATATGTTGGGTGTACCATTGATTGTCCACTGCCGGGGCCTTATCCACATTTACCACATTGTAAAGGCTACCAGACTTCTTCCAATCCGTATGGGTCAGGTTTACCTGTACCTCATGACCTACAGCTGGAAAGCCTTTTTCCTGAAAGTCAGTATGGAAATAGATCCCCGAATTGGAATTCGGGAAAGTCATGACATCGATCTTCAGTTCGAAATTCTTGAAGTCATGGTTATTGACATCCCCATCATAGAATAAGTGCGACACATTACCGTTCACCACAATGGCACCATCTTTCACAGAAAAAGTCTCGGGGTTCTCATTCACCCTCCAGCCGTTCAGGGTCTTCCCGTCAAACAGCGAAATCCAACCTTCATCCTTCTCAGCCGGCGTCTGCGCAGCAGCAGAACCAACACCAAAACATCCAAAAAAACACAGCAAAATCAATGCACAGCATTGATTGGCACTAAATCTCAATATGTTCATATACAATAAATTTTAATTCTTAGGTCTATAAGATAATGCGACGCAAGCCTTTAGCTATCAGGTTTATAGACCCTAATATAAAAAATTAATGAACAGATTGTATATACATGTAGGGTTATTAATTGTAAAAATTGTGGTATAAGGGGGGTATGGGGGTTTGAACCACCCTCCCTGTCATCCTCTATCTTCGGTAGAGGAACTGTACGCTAATATAGACATGGCATCAACATTTGTTTTTTGATTTCCGACTAACCTATAATTAATGCTTTTGTGCCACAGTAGGATTTTCCAAAATGGACTCGGAAAAATGCCAATCTTTCCAATCAAAAACATCATGGATTCCATTGGCGCACTTTCCTGAACCTTCGGTCCAGGATGACAAGAGCCAAGGGAGAAGAAACGTACAGATTCTTCACGAATTGTTCAGAATAAATAATATAAAGGATTCCATTGGCGTACAGTTCCTGAACCTGCGGTCCAGGATGACAAGACCTGAGGGAGAAGAAACGTACGGATTCTTCACTAATTGTTCAGAATCAAAATGCACAAAAGCGGTATTCTTGCTTGTTGCAAAAATTCCGCTTTTGTTATTTTCTTAAAATATTGAATTTATCCTCTGCGGGTAGATCTTGGCCTATCCTCCCATCCCATTAATCCTGGTTCAAAACCCAGATCTTGGCCCATCCTCTCATCCTCGTTGGGCGAGCGGAGTCGAGCCCCATCCTGGTTCAAATCCCCTCACGCTCCCCGTGAAACATTTTTCACAAAAACCTACACCACAGATATTTACATCAAAACCGCTTACTCAACGACCTCAATTTCTTTCTTCGCTGCATGTGTTCTACCGAACATATCTACGGCTTCCACTTCGATGGTATGTTTACCAGCTTTAAGCTTTGGAAGCTTCAATTTCCAAAGGTGGGCTGACTGAACCGGATCGCTAGGTCTTCTGCCGGCAACCAAGGTATTGGCTCCATCATAAGCCAACAGTTCCTTCATATATGCGGGGTCTTCACCTTGAACCCTGTCCATCACGATCCAGTCTGCATTGTCGATCCTATAACGGACCTGATCATTTGCTGAACCTAAGAAGAAGTTGGCATATACATTATAGCGACCTGCATATTTCGCCTTTACCACTGCCGGGCCAAAAAGACCGATGGTATAGCTGTCATCTTTTCCCACAATCTTATAGTCGAATTTATATTGATTTCCATCTACAGATAGGATGGCATACCCTTTAGGCGTACCGTCACGCATGGTCGAAGCGGGGATACCCTGTTCATTTGGAAGACCAGAGTACCAGTCGCCAGAGGTCGTTCCCACATTGTATTCATGGTAAGGTTTGCTACCTGACCAGCCGTGCTCAGTCGTTAAGAAGTTTTGTTGTTGATAATGCGTGTGAGCAGATAGTCCCAAGGTATTCGGGTAGTCCTTTAGGATATCGAAAAGTTGTTTTCTATCTTCCGGACGGAATGATTTGGCATTCTCCGGAAACAATGGGATATGATAAGCAAGGACGATCAGTTTATCCTTAGGGACAAACTTCAGGTCATTGGCTACGAAATCGATCTGATCTTGTCTCAACCCGCCTTGGTATCCTTTTCCTGTTTCTGGATGCGGATAAATAATATCGTCTAGCACGATAAAGTGTGCATTGCCCACATTGAAGGAGTAATTTGCCGGTCCAAAGGATTTCTCAAAACCTTCATCCGCATACTTATCTTC contains:
- a CDS encoding SIR2 family protein, which encodes MNIPSQIQNAISKNKLVIFAGSGLSAKFALPSWKDLVKNVINEIDNKTFSDLIPVLESGLLKPIEVLDKIQGEHKIVRSYIQKNFNIDIQENLTLHKKILNLTGSIITTNYDNAFEQASLNSIIPAKSTSDFNISNISQSEKPYIFKIHGCYTEPDNCLIFSKDYLKIYDSDSSIKEKLKAIFIDKTIIFVGFSFNDPDINYIFSNLDNVFQNNNRHFVLTKDEHEFEKYKYLTAIPIMDYDNDIDSFFDKCLEIKNQQKNSPINKLSSEIVKKPKIALLRPEPLDIIFDPEIYSIENCLEELDIELHTGFLDARTLESIDDYDILIIITKVFKDKLYIEDDNQKSDLISSEEICYHVPNDRIPIIFITNDKIDLVPGFNTINISTYKRSVIKRFIFKGLRSKNLDFTSDEHITIGLSFLSILEFNKGNSKKSSIYSANRVLDIGEKSLKNIIGRIEEQSSIISKIQGIKRSNKVLNIKASGGTGKTTLIKKVAYEMYNRGYFKEGVSFNSCENIKSFEDFEELIIEAFNLRNIINFKEYLIENYSSRKIDSLVILDNFETVANSLQDKAYDQSIDLLKFVTDFANIVITSREKISKLDDFEDLYSLAPLSTDDALSLFERDYGKIISEEEIRILRTEILEDLLNNNPLAIKLVTKSRTRFKHIEELSVQIKEHFFESLNEDFTLVFKNKEDLNIERTKSIYQSINYSYATLNAKEKIAFELLSIFPDGISLTNFKKCFEKSNSTNNISDKELRVLRDKSLVEDYNGTLQLQPIIRRFAEYQFSKRSKETKQKYCMDAYLFNCYLLDVLRFIEKRKSTSEALKIYNHFKNNMLNVFTYIPNIPLEENGPVPGKKYLLNYIDEIQQFIVNDRQIKEFYHKIDSIQDYFSDLPYAGTLIEVIKLAKIYYFEEFENSYSELCNYYNPNELESRNNKDEDLIEENYKDIIANIHDMEGYTLSLIKAFIKNENYSHYSDSSFFYLGIPTIISRKRDGFYYFEYELMFNQLDIKSLTDYIDSLFLEQHLEIMQSTYTLSKVIELDKNAIKKLVVTNPYTRGLKDLMLASISGSEEEKNKLYKSALKNLFHIKYYYLEALYFYCIFLKNSENMEYLKYLSEGLDLSKKYFYQYQYHLFSNLNKNSHNDYIFSYDFYSDDRLETFVNKHNEVWEKRFKEKNLINA
- a CDS encoding Gfo/Idh/MocA family protein encodes the protein MNNKNLTSRRNFIRTVAGVAVSAPFFLDQAFANAPAKKLRHACIGVGGMGGHDLQQFKSHPDIEIVALCDVDENHLKQAGQQIPGARLYTDWREMLEKEKKNIDSVNVTVPDHNHFIIAMAAIDAGKHVYCQKPMCHDVAEVRVLTKHAVKAGVVTQLGTQIASSIGDRTAVQWIKEGLIGKVKHAYLCSNRSGIAGYRLEGPRPKETYDVPATLDWDKWIGTAPMRPFAPSIYHPGIWRTWQDFGTGWSGDIGCHIFDAVWKGLDLKAPLSVVAEVQESWKDSSERRADTWSQGNHISWQFPGNEKTAAGVLPLEWFDGEFYPPKEVQALFNNGEKYPEEAAMLVGTEGALLIPHGGTPVLLPQSKFKDHQYPKLEERNHYHHYVDACLKKGKTESHFAQTGPMTEAILLGTVAIRVPGKVLEWDAVNLKFPNAPEADKFLKRKYRKGWEVKGFG
- a CDS encoding calcineurin-like phosphoesterase C-terminal domain-containing protein; translated protein: MKKLYWSLLACLLTGTAFGQDMAKGTVFIDANANGRLDKKEAGLAGVSVSNGKEVVQTDKNGKYQIPVDNDNIIFVIKPSGYELPVDADNQPKFYYIHKPNGAPALKYPGVTATGPLPKSIDFALKVKEEPANFTAFVFGDPQAYTAEEMEFFKNGVVNEAKTRKGPLFGISLGDLVGDDLTLHPSYKQTIGQMGLPWFNVMGNHDMNYDVKEDKYADEGFEKSFGPANYSFNVGNAHFIVLDDIIYPHPETGKGYQGGLRQDQIDFVANDLKFVPKDKLIVLAYHIPLFPENAKSFRPEDRKQLFDILKDYPNTLGLSAHTHYQQQNFLTTEHGWSGSKPYHEYNVGTTSGDWYSGLPNEQGIPASTMRDGTPKGYAILSVDGNQYKFDYKIVGKDDSYTIGLFGPAVVKAKYAGRYNVYANFFLGSANDQVRYRIDNADWIVMDRVQGEDPAYMKELLAYDGANTLVAGRRPSDPVQSAHLWKLKLPKLKAGKHTIEVEAVDMFGRTHAAKKEIEVVE
- a CDS encoding DUF1080 domain-containing protein produces the protein MNILRFSANQCCALILLCFFGCFGVGSAAAQTPAEKDEGWISLFDGKTLNGWRVNENPETFSVKDGAIVVNGNVSHLFYDGDVNNHDFKNFELKIDVMTFPNSNSGIYFHTDFQEKGFPAVGHEVQVNLTHTDWKKSGSLYNVVNVDKAPAVDNQWYTQHIIVKGKTVRILINGQLLYEYVEPNLKQDAERGQFISHGTFALQGHDPGSKAMFKNIRVKVLPN
- a CDS encoding AAA family ATPase — translated: MKLKHISDYLSIKKFNDIEISDFTVITGINGAGKSHFLNAIDKGNITIEGIDSENIILYNYNDFNVYNIDLNYRDSQTSSIKQRQQAYIDKSNSSNVKFQEKRNNIISSFKVNRNYGSIYLDEDLIYNMQNLGLLDWSDEDKDYYLTFDMNNPDTSKVDYYKFVNFQSLISRYEVHNIEDLDKFIEFFKDTTSKVQALTIIRNYGYSKELKSLNETKFQEVFDVIRLTPPFDFGDVEIRNKYPHFILDIIYYLRDSTQFFNSINPTQFVKDLKEVYKEVEEYYKSQLDEYTLKQIQSVNGDNVLDSISFDNGFFNLHDIAQEEKSFQLIIKQNDINKFLKSEGQYVHTFTNEELKDNFGESPIKILNDILNEYDVNGYEFRNSELHLDIHNGMLNQNIHVYLFNKTENFQTHLDALSSGEKTLLALAFSVYKLTKKKVIAKVLLLDELDSALHPSMSKRLINVLHNYFHKVLGIKIIISSHSPSTIAFSPDDSLYIIKKGDSEKLLHHVSKDEALKELTIGVPSFSINYENRKQVFVESKYDVEYYSAINDIFKDYLNKEISLNFIASGDVQKDKNGQPKSNCDVVKEIAKTLRKAGNNSIYGIIDWDLAKSKDENSYIITLGYNSRYSIENYIFDPLFVGVFLLKEKIIKPDYFGFDDKFSLQSLLNLTKDQCQTIINKICERIKDEITQEKIISVINDSYPGTIMDTNFSELNSYKTIHGLELQIPYFIKVLQGHKLEEYLTEIFPKFKAYSKGREDLLKKEFIKIVMEDFINYTPSDLLDVLLEAQK
- a CDS encoding HD domain-containing protein, yielding MKKEQLVAILEVLKLAEKLKFELRHSWLSNGRQESVAEHTWRMSLMAVLLEPLLDQQVDMARLLKMIIIHDLVEAEAGDVSVLDQIRNPEIRKIKQHKEELAINNLRKKLAASNGEEIYHLFYEFEEKETFEAKVANAIDKLEVQLQHNHADITTWEEIEYDLSFVIGKHVQFDETFAMLKDLIEQEAEEKLRGAGLDVSEIKIRAISQFS